The Salvia splendens isolate huo1 chromosome 20, SspV2, whole genome shotgun sequence nucleotide sequence agaaatatattttacaattttattgtatttGAAATTAGTGAATAATACAAGTAGTATATATAAAAGAGAGGAAAAGAGAGGGCTCTCAGGTGGGGTCCACTTTTAGccaactttttttctttttctttttctttttctttctctttttctccCAAGAGAtacctttttctttattttccttttttccttttGTGAAATgggaatatatatttatagcacttctttctattttcttcttctcccaTCTTTAATCCAACAATATATTCAAAACATTATACAAATACATTTAATTCTATCATATGTTCAATATCGTAAAACTCGCGTGAATTATCGTTGTACACTCAGAAAATTGTGTGATATATTAAGAATTATACATAGAATCAACTTATTAAGCAAAGAAGATAGATGAAGAAACCAAATCGATAATATTACGAAAAATGGAACCACTGAAATGAGTAATTATGCAAATGCAATATTACAATTTTTACATTAAATTTAAGTTATGATTTCATTACATATTTGATCTTATATACATTCAcgtagattttaaaaaaatactacagtACTATATTTAACTATTCGAGTATGCATGTTCAAAACGTAACAATGTTTTTTGCGAATATTATGAAATTTCACAATTTGGATTTCTACACTGCATTTGTTACTCGAATAGTTATACATCAAGTTAATAATTTCAAGAGTTTATTTAGCATAAATATACATTCGAATATAAACaagttcaaattttttttacaacatGACTACTAAAAGAATCTACAATAAAGATATGTTTGCAGGCAGACAGCAGAATGCATTATGCAGATAATCAAAAGTGATGAATGGTCACGAATGGGCTACCAGAAACCACTAATAGTGACAGGAAAAACAGAAGTGATACAGTTGAGCCACCGACGGAACAACAGACACGGCACGACAGATTGCCTCAAAGAAGTACAAGGGGCATTTCTCCTCGAAGATATTCGCCAGACTGGAAAGGACGAAAATCTAGGTACTCTATTGCAAATCTTACCCAAAGACACCTTACTGAAATAGCTAAGgcattttttcgatttttttgaCGAACtgggttttttttatatattttttgatcAGGTGGGGTgatgttttgaatttttggattgATTGGGGGTGTATATTGGACGGAAGGTTGGGATGGGGTTTATTTTGAGAATGGCTGGCATTAACCTGCGATGGGTGCTGCTGCCGGCTGATGCTACTACTTCCGCCGCTGACGCCGACACTGCTGTCTGTGACGGGTGGCGCTTGGTCGCTTGGTGTGTTTTCACCAGCCATCCGGCCCTCCTTGTTTTCCCCGGCGTTGGTGACTGGTGCTGCTACCACAAGTGACGTTAAACCACTGCATACCCTTTCTCCGCCATCAACAAGGGCACTGGCGTACGTCTTCTTCGGCGCGGGATGTCTTTCCTTGTTCTCCTGCAGCGGTGTGTGGCTACTCTCCGGCAAAATCTTTTCACTGCATAGATTTAGGTTTGAGGCGGTACTCCTTCGGCTATTCGCCGGTGTCGTTGCTGCAGCAGGGTGCTTGGACCCTATGCCGAGGTTCTTCGGCTGGTAGGAATTTTGGCTTTGGTTTGTGTTGGCTTTGTACAAATCAATTAGATTTGAGATTGTATCGATCAATTGTTCAAGAGTGTGTATTTGGCTTACCTCCATTGGAGGTTTTTTGTCGgtttcctgctctgataccatcttaaagatggtaatcgagagaggcattCATAGATTGGTAAGTCATATTGGAAGTAGAAAATAGAAATGGAAGAAATTGTTGTGTATTTTTTCTTGTGTATTTGATATGCTCAtcaccctagtatttatagggataTTTGAGTCTCGTTTAATACATCAATCAATGAGGATTGGAACTCTACACACATAGAAACTATACACTATCTAGGAACTCCACTGTAATGAATGATGAGCGGCTATTTATGATTCCTTTTTCCAACAggttaggctatggctgggaACCTATGACACCGTCGAGGAGGCCGCCATGGTCTACGACGCCGCAATCAAGCTACGCGGCCCCAACGTTCTCACAAGCTTCACCGCGCTGCCTCCGGAGAGTAATGAGGCGTCGGTTTCAGGCTATGATTCCACTGACGAGTCTTCTCATATTGCTTCCTCTCCTGTTACGGTTCTCCGGTTCAATACCACTGAACCGGTCGATTTAATCAGCCAATGTAGTGAGTTTACTGAACCCGGTCAGACCGGCCCAGTGTGTGTGAAAGAAGAGACTAGTTTTGGTACTAGCACTGAACCGGCCGGTCTAAAAATTGACTATACTGAACCCGATCCGACCGGGCCGGTTCTGGAGTATGTGAATGAAGAGACTAGTTTTGACTCAGTTGGATTCAAGGGTGTGTTTATTGGCCGGTCGAGATGTGAGGCAAGCCCGATTCATAACTATAATATGGAGGTGTGTGAAGCAGAAACGAGTATAGTGCCCGATTACTCGAGCGATTATTTGCCAACGGACATTCCGGTTTTCGACGATTTCTTCGACTTTGAGCCGCAAGTAGAGCATTTGTTAAAGAATGGAATGAGTTTTTGCGGCGATTACTATAAGGATTCGTTTCTAGAACTTGGCTCACTCATGTGGAGGATTATTTTGAAGACATGAGCGGTTTCGACGGCAGTGATGCATTGTTATCATTATAAATTTATCATCAATGTTCGAGAAATCATATAGTATATGTTTGATGAATTAACATAGTCGGTTTGCCGATTAAATGGcaaattttgtttcttttccGACTGTCGGCTTGTAATTTGTTTAATCGATCAAGTATTCAAGTACAGTTAGTAGCTAATTAGATCTAATGTAATGCTATCTCCATCATAAATAAAATGGATTTGTTATCTCAACCTTTCGCGCGTTTTTTAAAATATCTTGTGTGCTTATTCCTTGTGATAGTAATAATAAACTTGGTGACCTTCAAAATTTAGTCttcgaaaaattaaatttgtaccTCGTTAGTCTATAAAAAATCATGTTTCAAAGATCTTAACATAAATGGGTGTATAAGTAATTTTATTTatctcattattattttttatataattatcatttataaagttaataaaaataatattttcgaCATTCTATTGCTTTTTCAACCatcatttaaaataaatacttaATCAACTAATAACATTTTTGACTTATAAAAGGTAACTTACTTcatactccatctgtctcacAATAAAAATCACATTTGGTCATTTTGGTCtatctcacaataagagtcacacttcatttttaccataaatgctaagtaggtctcacattccactaactcacctCACTcacaattttattataaaaccaatataaaaaataggtCTCATATTTAACTAACTATTTCAAcacactattctttacattttaaaaaactcgtgcccacaataagagtgactcaTATTGTGAGGCGGATGGAGTATTTGataatactccccccgtcccacaagaatatgcaatcTTTCATTTTCAGTcctcccacaagaatatgcactttccaattttgaaatttttttcattGTAATGAGGTGGGGTCCATTCtacactaacaatactttaattacttttttctctacatctctcttactttcccaattttgcactaaaactcgtgccgaacacAAAGTgaatattctttggggacggatgaagtactatATTTTACTAATGATGTATGAAACTTgtcattttcttaatttcacATGAATCTTCTCGAAATTAGGATTTTAAACCGTCTCCAATGGTAAACTAAAACCTGAAATGGGATAAACAATAAGTTTCAATGatacttcaaaattaattttatggtGATAAAAGATTTAGCGACGATATTTGACAAATTGGCATTTGCAAGTTGCAAGTGTAAAGTTGAAGGACTGTATCTTTTATATTCGAGAGAGTTTATATTATTTGTTCCCTAATTTATTTGTAGGGAATGATAGATATTAATGCTATACGACAATTTAATGAAGAAGGATCAATAACTTACATTTCACTCCAATAAGAGAATTTATGTGGGGCATGTGGTTCTAATAATTGTTAAGACCCTAATTAAGCACCAAAGttaaattaaatagtagtacaaAATTTTCAGTTGACAATAGATTGAAATAAGAGGTCAATGTGAAAGCAAGTATCACGCGGAGTATACTAACGTTCCACtgtgaaaacaaaaaaatgctaaaaatccttttaaatatttggaaggcgttgacaattttaataattatgtttaaCTACTTTGATTGCATATAGCTTCGTCTTTTTCATAGATAACGATTTGAGGGAAGGGAATTGGTTAACCTTTCGTCAAGTTTGTGTGGAAAAATATTATTcaaactcaaaattatatattcCCTTTGCACCATAtctcatgttactcgcactAGTCTATTTCGACTCATCCCAAACaacttacactatttatattttaaataagaatTATGATACATAATATTTACTAAacatattagagttaattaaatattctattaTTAAGTGATTTCTCATTACACttcaaatactaatttaattacattgaAAATTCCATCCCAAATAAACGGCATAAAATGAAAAGTTCAAGTAATATGGACGGAAGAAGTAGTAGTTTACAATTAACAATATTTGAATATTTGTTTTTCATCTCTATAcgtattttactaattttagcTTTAAATTTATTAGTCCATTTCCAGGATATTAGTAGCGAACGATGAGTCCTTTTTAATTCATCACATTTCAGAGAATTCTATAATACATGTTCCaaaatttatcatgttttacACTTTGTCATTCCTATATTTTAAAATGTGTTTTTAGCCTAACTTTGTCTAAAACACATACTATAATACATGCAAGGATGCATTCAAGGTTCGAATTTTATAGAAATGTTGAAATTGGTTCTTTgtacacaaaaatatatttcaaCATTTCTACAAATTCCgaactttaattatatttatgtgCACAATCACATAATATTATACAATgataaataattgaattaaattgattCCTTATTTTTCATTCATAGGGAATTGTATAGTCCACTTCTATATACCTATGATACGAAATTATCTGTCCATTTAATTTAACGTGCCCACACAATTGTTATGCGACTGAATCAGTAATGACATACTATAAAACAAGGTGTAGTTGTTTCCcaatttattttcttagttAGGTGTTGGAGATAAGATTTTCACACCGCCCCTCTTCCACATACTTTAAAATTTCATCTATTCAAATTTAAAGTTTAACAAATTCCTCTTTTGTGCCGTTTATTTCTTACCATggcaaatttatatatggattGAATCATATTAATTACTTTCTAAATTGTCCCgtaataaaatactagtagtaatattttaatcGTCATATCATAATTAGTGATAAGTATGTTTGGCTGTGGTATCACTTTACTAGAGTTCTTTTGTGTTGACTTATTTATGGAGCAAGTACTCCAGCAAAGAACacatattaataaataattctatAGGTACGTTTAATCTAGTAATTTCAAGCATAATTTAACTCTTTATTAATGTAATTTGCAGACTATTTTACAAGAGTTTAGAAAAAAGAAATCCATGCCTGTGATATAATGTCTTGTTTTGACTTCAttcaagttttaagaaatatgaaaaagttggtgaaaaatgaatgtcttcttttatttatattaattttataatataataatttatattaatcGTGAAATTcattacttaattttttttaaaaaaatgagaccTTGTATTGTCTATATACCGAAATGATACAAAAGACATTACAATAATACTTTTGAAGTAGGAAACACGAGAGATAGTcaaacagatggagtataaaattcttatagtagtagtagtatttattaatattttgtttaaaaattaaatcttatagtatttattaattttttatttaaaaattcaaatttacaaCTAAAATTTGAAACAATAAAAACCGATGCGCCGGTTCCAATTCAACCAAGAAACACCGGATTGTGTATCCGAAACCAGAAATTCCGGTCCGTTTCCGGTTTAACCATGGTGGATACACCTGGTTAAGTCCGTGGGTAGGTAACTATCTCGAGAGGTGGAATTACTAGAAAACAGGGTAAAACCCAAAGGGCCGTACAAAACCCAATTATAAATGGCGTCGAATCCTATGTTGCCCGCCACGTTATTCATGGCTGTAAATTACTTATTTTAACAGCATTTACttctaaaaaatatcaatacaaaatcATGAGAGAAGAATAACCGCACCATCccactattaaaatttaaacagCTAATTACCAAGTGCTTCAGAAACTTACCGCTTCTGCTCCTCTATAAACGCATATTAATACTCCTCACTAATAAATGTCActtactattttctttttcatccgttgttaaaattttaattgcaATTTTCCATTTAAGTGGGGGCACGTGACCGCCCACACGTACTTCGAGGTTAAAAAACACCCGCGGCCGGGGCCCACTCGTCCACGTGTCGGCACGGTATCCTCGCCGGACGCGGCCACCCGGTTTTTCTGCCGGAATCCTTATCTCCTCCGCCCGTTTTCTACCTCTGACTTTTCCGATTGATTCCTTTTAGActcaaataaattttatttaattccatatttttacagcaatgattttttttgaaaaattaacatATTGATCTTCGCAGTGTTTGGCGTTACCCGATTCAGATATCCTGGCTATAAGTACAATTCACTGAAACTCAATAAAACCTCACTCTCTTGAATCTCTTCTCTCTAAAAATATCTTTTCACATCTCTCCCTTTTACTTGTCACATTTTTTCCATCTCTATTAGAAAACAAAACTCCCATTGCTTCATTTGTGTGATAATCAAAGCATAATTTCTCAATGGAGGAAGCCATTTTATACCCACCGAAATACACAGAGCACCGAAAAACCACCACAAAAATCATCAAACCGCCGCCGCAAAACCCAAGAAAGCACCACCGGAGCTCCAGCGCCGCCGCAAAAACCATCCGAATCTCCGTCACCGATCCCTACGCCACCGATTCCTCCTCCGACGACGGCGTCTTCCGccgccaaagaatcaagaaacaCATCACAGAAATCAGAATGGAAACGACAGCAACCGCAGAAGTCAACCTCAAGCCGAATCCCAAGCCGATTAAACCGCCAAAGCAGGCGTCGAGCTGCGGCGCGAGGAAGTTCAGAGGCGTTCGGCAGCGGCCGTGGGGGAAATGGGCGGCAGAGATAAGAGACCCTTGTCGGAAAGTGAGGCTCTGGCTCGGAACCTACGACACTGCAGAGGAGGCCGCCATGGTCTACGACAACGCCGCCGTGAAGCTCCGCGGCCCCGACGCGCTCACCAATTTCACCGCCCCGCCCGTTAAAGAGGCGGCGTCGGTTTCCGGCTATGACTCCGGTGATGAATCGCACAATCTCACCTCTCCAGTCTCTGTTTTCCGGTTCAGTCAGTCAAGTGACTACACCGAACCGGCCGGTCTGAGTAGTCAGTCGAGTGACTTTACTGAATCGGACCGGTCCGTCCTGGTCAACAAAGTGGTCAAAAAAGAGACATTGCCGTGTTTGTTGATTGATGAACAAAGCCGGACCGGTCCGGTTTGTTTTGGTTCGAAGGTGGAGGAGTGTCAAGGAGAAACGAGTGCTGTACTCGATTATTTGTCGACGGACATTCCGTTCCTTGATGATTTTTTCAACTTTCACCCTCTAGAGGACCAGTTGTTCGGGGATATCCCGGGCTTTTGCGACGATTTTACGGTGAGGATTGATAAATTTCCGTCGCTTGACGCGGCTTACAAGCAGAAGGTGGAGCTCGGAGATGTTAAGGATTCGTTTCAACAACTCGGTTCGCTCGATGTCGAAGATTATTTTCAAGACATGTGATGGTGAATCAAAATAATGTGTGAACATAGTCGGAAAATTGCCAATCCATGggcaaattttgttttttttttccggCTAATGttggtattttatttattttatagtagtaacTACAGTTAGTAGctaaattatttgttttactGATATTAAAATTGAGGAATGAGTGAGTTTAACCAATAAAATGGAGTATTTGTCTAAAGATTCACGTGCAATTTTTTCCGTTCAttttgtgttaggagagttcTTAGTTATTTCCTTTTGTGATGATACTATTCCATATAATAATTTTAGCACACAATATTGCTTTAGAGGTGTAAGAAgaaacattttattatatactgtactagtaattaaattaaatattttcaaaattttgtaaAGGGCGTATTGTTTTGTACTTTCCCAAAAAATGAAGTCTTGACAACATAAATAATATTGATAGTTAAGGAATAATAAATGAaaagtgaattaaattatttgtaGGGTTTGATGATAT carries:
- the LOC121781720 gene encoding ethylene-responsive transcription factor CRF6-like translates to MVIERGIHRLVRLWLGTYDTVEEAAMVYDAAIKLRGPNVLTSFTALPPESNEASVSGYDSTDESSHIASSPVTVLRFNTTEPVDLISQCSEFTEPGQTGPVCVKEETSFGTSTEPAGLKIDYTEPDPTGPVLEYVNEETSFDSVGFKGVFIGRSRCEASPIHNYNMEVCEAETSIVPDYSSDYLPTDIPVFDDFFDFEPQVEHLLKNGMSFCGDYYKDSFLELGSLMWRIILKT
- the LOC121780830 gene encoding ethylene-responsive transcription factor CRF4-like, with product MEEAILYPPKYTEHRKTTTKIIKPPPQNPRKHHRSSSAAAKTIRISVTDPYATDSSSDDGVFRRQRIKKHITEIRMETTATAEVNLKPNPKPIKPPKQASSCGARKFRGVRQRPWGKWAAEIRDPCRKVRLWLGTYDTAEEAAMVYDNAAVKLRGPDALTNFTAPPVKEAASVSGYDSGDESHNLTSPVSVFRFSQSSDYTEPAGLSSQSSDFTESDRSVLVNKVVKKETLPCLLIDEQSRTGPVCFGSKVEECQGETSAVLDYLSTDIPFLDDFFNFHPLEDQLFGDIPGFCDDFTVRIDKFPSLDAAYKQKVELGDVKDSFQQLGSLDVEDYFQDM